cgccactccagcgccggtcagacgctctgtcgactccgtgcgtgttcAGAATTGAATTGTGCGGTGTTATGCAGGTATGGTGTGTTGTTGTGTTAGACGAGCCGtccttttcacgtatttttcaaatgtaacggtcgcgccaagtgaaattctcgcgcacggtttacgttttactcgtgtgtgatatattatccctaacatcgggagtgccgaataaagtatcgggcgatcgttattaatgtgcggttcgagaatagcaggatgatgtcagcagaaagcggcattcATGGAGCGATTCGGtattccggaaaaggaatgtagcagtaacagcagcagcagcagcatcagcagcaggagcagcgacagcaatcggtgagtgaatttttatcaagtcaattaattgaatttatatcatgtatatgtggtattgcacatttatagaagacgattatgcacatttgcataaaacagatttaaaatatgaatgcatataattgtaaaatttacgagtatagcatgaaacagaaccaaataaacgtggacatagcatagaagagacccaaaaagtcatgcacattacctacgggattcatagatatttgattaCGTAGTTctatgtgcacattttgtgcacatagaggtgCTGATGGAAAACACCTAAAACGCAATGACCGCATTAAATCATCCCCGATAGCCAGATGACCGCACTGTGATGGCGCTGTGATTGCACGTGTTGCAGCATGGCGTGACGGCACGTGAAGTCCGGGTACCGCACTCTTGTGATGTCACGGTGGATTGCACGCCGTGCAATCACGGAGTGCACACACGGTGTTGTCACGAAATGCTGTCCCTGTGATAGCAGCGTGTTGGCACAGTGCGGTTACTTATATAGTTAATAACCTAAAATTCAGGTCGAATTATGTTTATAGGTTATGATTaggttagaaaattttaattttatttattttgtaaaattaaacattttttatttataattacatgtttgattaatataatttatattaatatgattGAACACAATATATCCTCTTCCtccaatgtataaaaattctcttcAGAGATCTTCCAAATCATCTAGGAATTTGAAATCTGTTTCTGTAAAGAGAAaacaatcatatataatatatatataatattttgcaaaacaaagttaatcctcaaataaataatcttttgtttttctaattatattataaatttaagagcttgcataatagaaaataaggTCATCAATGGATACTTCGCATGCGTTTAACTGCACCATCACATTCATGGTGAAAtcgcaaatataaaaaacagataacaaaaaaaaattatgttagcACGTTACCTTGTATTTACTGATTCTGTCAATAGTTGAGAGGTCACTGGCAGTCAAAGCATAATCATCAGCCTGTTCTGTATCTGTATTTACATTCTCCTCCAGGTACTCTTCATTTGAAAGTCCGAAATCATGATCAGTGCCTTCATCATCGGTCGACTTACTGCGGCTGACGTTTTCTAACCGATGTAATTATTGAATTGGTTGGACGTGCGTTTCCAATTGATCTCCATCATCGTCGTTGGAAAGATCATCTCTTCTGCATCGCAGATTGCcggtattaattaaatattttcgccGTCGCTCTTTCAGACTTTTTAGAACTCGGCTCATCGCATTCTCAAACTCTTTTTGATttggttttttataattagagTTTCCTGCCATTgcatctgtaaaaaaattgtaaacatttaaataaaatatataaatagcattaaatataaactgcGTACCGATCTTGTTGCCGATACAAATACCATATTCGGAAGACGAAAAAGAGAACCATCACCTTTTTTATGATGTTCTCCATCAAGACTTTGGAAATATTCTTTGACAGTTCTAAGTCTATGATTCACTCCGCGTAAAACCAGGacgaaaaaattatagtacagCATTACTTACTGGTACTGTGATATTTCCTCTTCTATTCACAGTCTGCCAGTGCCCAAAAAACTTCATGTTTCGTTCCAAGTCGAATACAGGACACTGAGAGGAAAAAAGACAgattcaatatcataaatattaattttatgaagtaTATTATCAATAGTGGCTTACGGATGTATTTTGTATAGATACGGTCATATAGATGTCATTATCTGATTCAACACGAATGAGGACTGAGGAATTCTCCTACTTTGAGAAGATGTAACCATAATATATAGGATCGGATGGGGAAATTCGTATTTTTACCTCTTCCAGAACTATAAAGgattaataatttagcaacaaaatttacattatgtttttaacaatGTTACGTCTGTACGACAATAcatatcttaaataaaagtttgtaaCTTTGATTACATTGAGGTTGAAGGAGATATTTTCATGACTGGCTGTGGAGATACCAACGATAATATACTCTTCGTCATCTTGTACATatcgataatattttgtagagCACAGGGTACGactagttttattatatatcacaGTGTCTAAGTCTGCACTGTTGACAAGCAAAGGTATTTGCCAAGACAGAATACCTGTTGTTTAACGCACCACTATTATCAATGGAAAACTATGAGTTGTATTGCTTTCTATCTTAATTATTGCAGTTTCCAGGGAcatctttaaatatatgatatcataaatatttaacaaaatgtattttattcaataaatagaGTAGACATCCTTGTAAATGATTTAGTTTCATCAGAACTTACATTGCTAGCAGGATacacaaaaatacatattcaACCATAGcatttatcctttttttataagtattatttggCCCATATTCACCCTGAATAACGATCGGAGAGAAAGATGGAGTTGAGAAAGATGAAGTCATATTCCTTGCAGCATCCAAAagcaataatataacaatcaAACTCGAAACAATTCGTGTTTCCACTGATTTTGCTAAAAGAGACAAAATAATCTGAACAAATCCAGTAAAATATAtaggaaaatatatatatagggaGTACCGATGTAACTTGACATTGGTATCGATATTAAAATAGTGATAAACTAGAAGATATTGtgattacaaaatattgaattaagcTGTAAGATAACTATATACATGCCATTACTTTTGCACCaacattttttgaattaatataaaacaagtaACGATTTGCATTCTTCGCTATAAACAGAATATTGTTTGTATTATTGCTCATCGCACATATGCAAAacctataattaaattatatacaagacACTCACCGAGATTCATTATACagcgatttttttattatttcattccAATAAAATGTCACGCACCAAAGCACTTTCTaactttatacttttatatttaatttttttactacttATAAACTTGCGTCTTGTCAGAAATGCGAAAACAAAACGTTCTGACTTGTTTGTTAAATGCTGCATCGTCTCAGGCAAAAACGTGTAATGCACTTATGCATACTCAGTGAGAGAGCACGGTGAAGGCACAGGGACACAGACAGTGCTATCACGTGCCATGTTCTTCATTCCACTAGCGCGCCATCACCGTGCGATCATCAAGTGCATTTTCATGCAGTGAAAGCACAGTGGCAGCACTAGGACGACACGTACTGACAGCACTGCGTGCTTTTACCGTGCGTTGCATGTTTGGCTATCGGGGATGTGATTTGACCAtgtgttataaatatacatatttcacacaagatatgttttatcaaaagttaatttttgtatttttaataatatattaattttctatactgtgatcaatttattatatgtcttaagattatcaaaagtattattattatggcCAACGCAGAAAGAAAAGATTTACAAGAGGAAGAATTGGCAAAGAGTTCCGTTTTGGTTTCCAGTAGCTCCTTACCACCGTGTACAATTCTAGTAAAAGGTATCTGCTTCTGTATATATTTCCCATTAATAATTGTTCTTactgttatacatataaacaataataatgtatgCGTATTTAGGTTATGATTTTAATAAGGGAATCAATTATCATGAATTGTTTGCAACCATGGCTGTGAATTCCAAGCTACAAATTTTGGACTAGCGATTGAAGAAGTGAATCGTATGTTGCACCAAAGGAACATACTTCTTGTGGAACATCAGCTAGATGAGATGGAAGaggatgaatttataaaaagaagatatcattgtacaatatttttggGTTACACGTCAAACATGGTGTCCAGTGGCATCAGGGATATTGTACAATTTCTTGTACAACATAAACTGGTATACTCGTATATttgatagttttatatttagtagatattttattatattttgttattttagacAGACATTTTGTAGGTAGATTGTCTCGTTACCACAGCTGGTGGAGTCAAAGAGGATTTTATAAAGTGTTTGGCGCCTACATATGTTGGCAGTTTTCATTTGGACGACAGAAAGCTAAGAGAAAATGGTCTTAACAGAACTGGAAA
This sequence is a window from Monomorium pharaonis isolate MP-MQ-018 chromosome 3, ASM1337386v2, whole genome shotgun sequence. Protein-coding genes within it:
- the LOC118644897 gene encoding probable deoxyhypusine synthase; this encodes MANAERKDLQEEELAKSSVLVSSSSLPPCTILVKATNFGLAIEEVNRMLHQRNILLVEHQLDEMEEDEFIKRRYHCTIFLGYTSNMVSSGIRDIVQFLVQHKLVDCLVTTAGGVKEDFIKCLAPTYVGSFHLDDRKLRENGLNRTGKIY